One window from the genome of Xiphophorus hellerii strain 12219 chromosome 16, Xiphophorus_hellerii-4.1, whole genome shotgun sequence encodes:
- the notum1a gene encoding palmitoleoyl-protein carboxylesterase notum1a yields the protein MKAARMVPSLLLVLFLLVLMQSGALCARRFRGGRNPQPRRSPPPPTHRADRGDTTESFPLDFTAVEENMDNFMTQVKNLAQSLYPCSAQKLDHDMKLNFLVNTSVTCNDGSPAGYYLKESRGSRRWLIFLEGGWYCFNKENCDSRYETMRRFMSSSKWPQTKRGTGILSPLPEENPHWWNANMVFIPYCSSDVWSGVTPKTEQNGYAFMGSLIIQEVVKNLLGKGLDNARVLLLAGSSAGGTGVLLNVDRVAELLEGMGYAGIQVRGLSDSGWFLDNKQYHCTDCVDTIGCTPTETIKRGIKYWGSVVPDRCRQSHEGEEWNCFFGYRVFPSIKSPVFVVQWLFDEAQLTVDNIQLTGQPVQEGQWRYIQNLGIELRNTLKDVPAMFAPACLSHEVITRNYWIDVQVKGTSLPRALHCWDRSLHDSRNNKPPPKACPVHLIDNCPWPHCNPTCPTIRDQFTGQEMSVVQFLMHMGFDVQKMAQQQGMDPSKLLGMLSSGS from the exons ATGAAAGCCGCCAGAATGGTCCCATCACTGCTCCTGGTACTGTTTCTGCTGGTGCTGATGCAGTCCGGTGCTCTGTGCGCGCGGAGGTTCCGGGGCGGCCGCAACCCGCAGCCTCGCCGCTCGCCGCCTCCTCCCACGCACCGGGCGGACAGGGGCGATACCACGGAGAGCTTCCCTCTGGACTTCACTGCAGTGGAGGAGAACATGGATAACTTCATGACGCAGGTGAAGAACCTCGCGCAGTCCCTGTACCCGTGCTCGGCACAGAAGCTTGACCACGACATGAAGCTGAACTTTCTGGTGAACACGTCAGTCACCTGCAACGACGGGAGTCCCGCCGG GTACTACCTGAAAGAGTCTCGGGGCAGCAGACGCTGGTTGATATTCCTTGAAG GCGGCTGGTACTGCTTTAACAAGGAGAACTGCGACAGCCGATACGAGACCATGAGGCGGTTTATGAGCTCTTCCAAGTGGCCCCAAACTAAAAGAG GCACGGGGATCCTGTCTCCACTGCCTGAGGAAAACCCTCACTGGTGGAACGCAAACATGGT GTTCATTCCCTACTGCTCCAGTGACGTGTGGAGTGGTGTTACTCCTAAGACAGAGCAGA ATGGATATGCTTTCATGGGCTCCTTGATTATCCAGGAAGTTGTAAAAAATCTTCTGGGCAAAGGTTTAGACAATGCCAGGGTCCTTCTGTTAGCAGGAAGCag TGCTGGTGGCACGGGGGTTCTTCTGAATGTGGATCGTGTAGCTGAGCTCCTGGAGGGGATGGGCTACGCTGGGATACAGGTGCGAGGCCTGTCCGACTCGGGTTGGTTCCTGGACAACAAGCAGTACCACTGCACGGACTGTGTGGACACAATCGGTTGCACGCCCACAGAGACTATCAAGAGAGGAATCAA GTACTGGGGAAGTGTGGTGCCTGATAGGTGCAGGCAAAGCCATGAAGGAGAGGAGTGGAATTGTTTCTTTGGATACAGAGTCTTCCCATCAATTAAAA GTCCCGTGTTTGTGGTCCAGTGGCTGTTTGATGAGGCTCAGTTGACAGTGGACAACATCCAGCTAACAGGTCAACCTGTGCAGGAAGGCCAGTGGCGCTACATCCAGAACCTGGGCATTGAGCTGAGGAACACACTCAAAGATGTCCC gGCTATGTTTGCTCCAGCATGTTTATCACATGAAGTTATCACCAGAAA CTACTGGATCGACGTGCAAGTCAAAGGGACCTCTTTGCCCAGAGCCCTTCACTGCTGGGACCGCAGCCTCCATGACAGCAGGAACAACAAGCCACCGCCCAAAGCTTGTCCTGTGCATCTGATTGACAACTGCCCCTGGCCTCACTGCAATCCCACCTGCCCGACCATCCGGGACCAATTCACAGGGCAAGAGATGAGCGTCGTGCAGTTTCTCATGCACATGGGCTTCGATGTGCAGAAGATGGCCCAGCAGCAAGGCATGGACCCGAGCAAACTACTGGGCATGCTCAGCAGTGGCAGCTAA
- the myadml2 gene encoding myeloid-associated differentiation marker-like protein 2, translated as MDPHGGHYLNKDAVLSPLGAARICQLVLGCTIIALVSHSAGYSANYGTFCMFVWCFSFTVTLVIFTLDITRLHSCMPISWDNFTVAFAMLATLMYITASVVYPVYFLQTEYSDEDYEIQIYRISVTVCSSVCCFPYGVEVFLTRAKPGAVVGYMATVSGLLKVVQGFVACIIFGALANDSEYNQYIATQYCVVVYSLCFSVTVIVIIVTVSGRTAALRFPFDRFVVVYTFFAVILYLSTALIWPIFSFDKKYGSTARPEDCPRGECSWDSKLVVAVFTCVNLVLYFIDLVYSQRIRFVSSSAV; from the coding sequence ATGGATCCACATGGGGGACACTACCTCAACAAGGATGCTGTGCTGTCACCTTTGGGTGCAGCCCGAATATGCCAGCTGGTGCTTGGATGTACCATAATCGCCCTGGTGTCCCACAGCGCAGGTTACAGTGCAAACTATGGGACCTTCTGTATGTTTGTTTGGTGCTTCAGCTTCACCGTCACACTGGTTATTTTCACCCTGGACATCACAAGGCTCCACAGCTGCATGCCAATTTCTTGGGACAACTTCACTGTCGCCTTCGCCATGTTAGCAACACTGATGTACATCACTGCCTCTGTGGTCTACCCAGTATACTTTCTCCAAACAGAATACTCTGACGAGGACTACGAAATACAAATCTATCGCATTTCCGTCACCGTCTGTTCCAGTGTTTGCTGTTTCCCATATGGAGTGGAAGTATTCTTGACCAGAGCAAAACCGGGAGCTGTGGTGGGCTACATGGCCACTGTGTCTGGTCTGCTTAAGGTGGTCCAGGGATTTGTGGCCTGTATCATTTTTGGGGCTCTTGCTAATGACAGCGAATACAACCAGTATATTGCCACCCAGTACTGCGTGGTGGTGTACAGCCTCTGTTTCTCTGTAACAGTGATCGTCATCATAGTGACAGTGTCCGGAAGAACTGCCGCGCTGAGGTTCCCGTTTGACCGCTTTGTGGTCGTCTACACGTTCTTTGCTGTGATCCTCTACCTCAGTACTGCACTGATCTGGCCCATCTTCAGCTTTGATAAAAAGTACGGCAGCACTGCTCGTCCTGAGGACTGCCCCCGGGGAGAATGTTCCTGGGACAGTAAGCTGGTTGTGGCAGTCTTCACTTGTGTCAACCTTGTGTTATATTTTATTGACCTTGTCTACTCTCAGAGGATTCGATTTGTCTCCAGCTCTGctgtctga
- the pycr1a gene encoding pyrroline-5-carboxylate reductase 1a isoform X1 translates to MPGIFTGSDLDVKRKLEHVDCGIITFCIMSVGFIGAGQLAQALVRGFSVAGVIATHRITASSPDTELPTVQQLRKLGVNFTTSNKETVSRSDVLFLAVKPHIIPFVLDEIGPDIEDRHLIVSCAAGVTISSIEKKLQQYRTSPKVMRCMTNTPVVVREGATVYATGTHAEVEDGKLLEQLMASVGYCTEVEEDLIDAVTGLSGSGPAYAFLAVDALSDGGVKMGLPRRLAVRLGAQALLGAARMLLDSEQHPGQLKDNVCSPGGATIHALHVMESGGFRSLLINAVEASCVRTRELQFLADQEKISPAAIKKTTLDKVLQQPGVTADAVGVRTRGINIFNNTNPKIKKN, encoded by the exons ATGCCTGGTATTTTTACAGGTAGCGACTTGGACGTGAAGAGGAAGCTGGAACACGTTGACTGTGGAATCATAACATTTT GCATAATGAGTGTCGGATTCATAGGAGCTGGCCAGCTGGCGCAGGCTTTGGTGAGAGGCTTCTCGGTTGCAG GCGTGATTGCCACCCACAGAATCACAGCGAGCTCTCCAGACACTGAACTTCCCACAGTGCAGCAGCTGCGG AAATTGGGTGTGAACTTTACCACCAGCAACAAGGAGACAGTCAGCAGAAGTGATGTCCTCTTTCTGGCCGTGAAGCCCCATATCATCCCCTTTGTTCTTGATGAGATTGGGCCAGATATCGAAGACCGCCACCTTATTGTGTCCTGTGCTGCGGGTGTGACTATCAGCTCCATAGAGAAG AAACTGCAGCAGTATCGTACTTCTCCAAAGGTGATGCGCTGCATGACCAACACTCCAGTGGTGGTGCGTGAAGGGGCCACCGTCTACGCAACAGGTACACATGCAGAGGTGGAGGATGGGAAACTTTTGGAACAGCTGATGGCTAGCGTTGGCTACTGCACTGAGGTGGAGGAGGACCTGATCGATGCCGTCACAGGCCTGAGCGGCAGTGGACCCGCCTAT GCATTCCTAGCTGTGGATGCCCTTTCTGATGGTGGAGTAAAAATGGGCCTGCCCAGGAGGTTGGCTGTACGCCTCGGTGCACAAGCCCTGCTG GGAGCCGCTCGCATGTTGTTGGACTCAGAGCAACACCCTGGGCAGCTTAAAGACAACGTTTGCTCACCAGGGGGCGCCACCATCCACGCCCTTCACGTCATGGAGAGTGGTGGCTTCCGCAGCCTCCTCATAAATGCAGTTGAGGCCTCTTGTGTAAGAACGAG GGAGCTTCAGTTTTTGGCTGACCAAGAGAAGATCTCCCCAGCTGCgataaagaaaacaactctGGATAAAGTTCTTCAGCAGCCAGGCGTCACTGCAGATGCTGTCGGTGTCAGAACTCGTGGaatcaatatttttaacaaCACCAACCCCAAGATCAAGAAAAACTGA
- the pycr1a gene encoding pyrroline-5-carboxylate reductase 1a isoform X2, with amino-acid sequence MSVGFIGAGQLAQALVRGFSVAGVIATHRITASSPDTELPTVQQLRKLGVNFTTSNKETVSRSDVLFLAVKPHIIPFVLDEIGPDIEDRHLIVSCAAGVTISSIEKKLQQYRTSPKVMRCMTNTPVVVREGATVYATGTHAEVEDGKLLEQLMASVGYCTEVEEDLIDAVTGLSGSGPAYAFLAVDALSDGGVKMGLPRRLAVRLGAQALLGAARMLLDSEQHPGQLKDNVCSPGGATIHALHVMESGGFRSLLINAVEASCVRTRELQFLADQEKISPAAIKKTTLDKVLQQPGVTADAVGVRTRGINIFNNTNPKIKKN; translated from the exons ATGAGTGTCGGATTCATAGGAGCTGGCCAGCTGGCGCAGGCTTTGGTGAGAGGCTTCTCGGTTGCAG GCGTGATTGCCACCCACAGAATCACAGCGAGCTCTCCAGACACTGAACTTCCCACAGTGCAGCAGCTGCGG AAATTGGGTGTGAACTTTACCACCAGCAACAAGGAGACAGTCAGCAGAAGTGATGTCCTCTTTCTGGCCGTGAAGCCCCATATCATCCCCTTTGTTCTTGATGAGATTGGGCCAGATATCGAAGACCGCCACCTTATTGTGTCCTGTGCTGCGGGTGTGACTATCAGCTCCATAGAGAAG AAACTGCAGCAGTATCGTACTTCTCCAAAGGTGATGCGCTGCATGACCAACACTCCAGTGGTGGTGCGTGAAGGGGCCACCGTCTACGCAACAGGTACACATGCAGAGGTGGAGGATGGGAAACTTTTGGAACAGCTGATGGCTAGCGTTGGCTACTGCACTGAGGTGGAGGAGGACCTGATCGATGCCGTCACAGGCCTGAGCGGCAGTGGACCCGCCTAT GCATTCCTAGCTGTGGATGCCCTTTCTGATGGTGGAGTAAAAATGGGCCTGCCCAGGAGGTTGGCTGTACGCCTCGGTGCACAAGCCCTGCTG GGAGCCGCTCGCATGTTGTTGGACTCAGAGCAACACCCTGGGCAGCTTAAAGACAACGTTTGCTCACCAGGGGGCGCCACCATCCACGCCCTTCACGTCATGGAGAGTGGTGGCTTCCGCAGCCTCCTCATAAATGCAGTTGAGGCCTCTTGTGTAAGAACGAG GGAGCTTCAGTTTTTGGCTGACCAAGAGAAGATCTCCCCAGCTGCgataaagaaaacaactctGGATAAAGTTCTTCAGCAGCCAGGCGTCACTGCAGATGCTGTCGGTGTCAGAACTCGTGGaatcaatatttttaacaaCACCAACCCCAAGATCAAGAAAAACTGA